The genomic window TTCTCTCCCTCGCTCTCTTGCTGGCCGCTGTCCCCCTCCCCATTGGAACCCTCAACCTCGATCACTTTTGTTGTCGCCAAGAGCACCCGGCCTGTTGAAAGTGCTGGAGCGTCTTTgagcagtttgttgtgatacgcAGGTGGAATGGTCTGCAAACAGATGAATTCAGCCCCTCCAAACCGAGCGCGGAGTGCGCTGCTTTTGTGGCGAGGCACAAAACGCTGAATTCCTCCGAACTTACTTGGGGCCTGTCTAGAAAAGggccttttcttccctctgcgtGTACCTCTGGCCACACTAAGTCTCTGCCCGCCCCCCTTCagtcctcctccctctcccctctgataatccttctctttattttagaaaaacacaaaacccGGTTCCACGCGGTGCTTTAGTGGCTAAAAGTGAAAGAGCTGCCTTGGCAGAATTCAGCTCTATGAATCACTTCGGAAAATTGGTTCGACTGAATGGCCTTAGGAGGAAAAACGTTTTAATAGGATCCAGGGGAGGTTCTGCTGTTTCAATCTGCTCCTTAAACAGGTGGAGACTGGACCGTCTCAATTATACAAACAGTAAGTACCCGTCAGCGGGGAGACCTGCCCTCGGAATCCCCCTCGCTCACAGCCCTGAACCCGCAGCGGAGTTGGGCTTTGCCTCAGAAACCCGATCACAAATCAGCGATCCCGATCAATCAAGCTCTCAAACAGCCCTCCCGCTCAGGGTGCAGCCTCCCTCAGCCGCAGGCGGAGAGCGAGTCGGAGAGGGGGACGCGCACCCTCCAGGCGCCGAAACCCCCAGGATCTGGGCTCGCGGCCTTGCTCCTACGGACGCTACGGGGTCGTCCTTTGGCTGTGGGAGCTCTCTCCCGACCTCCGACGCCAGCCAAGGCGAGCTGGTTGTTTTTGCATAAATTAATATTTCCCCATTAACAAGTTCCCCCCTCCAAACGCGGCGCCCGCGTCCCTGCGCCACATCCTAATGAGGTAATTATCATTTGCGCGTGTTCGGGGCTGGCGCCGGCTCCGTGGGTAAATGGCAGTTTATTAGCACGATGCCCAGCGCGGCTGCAGAGGGCTAAGGGATACTTCGGTGACTAGACGGACACCCAGGGGCCCTTTGAGGCGGCGCGCCCGGGACCCCGTGCCCTCTCCACGTCCCCCAAACCTATAGGCCCCCAAAGTTGTGAATCACGCACGGAACTCTGCCTGGGTTTGggctcccccccccttttttttccacCGGCAAAACCATCAcgattcctccccctccccctcccgtctcttccctccttcccgaTTCGCGAACCGCTCGCACTTTCTCGAGGGGAGCGCGGGCGCCAGTTGCCTCCTTTTAAAGTTTGaggggcggtggcggcggcggccggcAGGCGCGGTGGAACACAGGGGCCGCTACAGGAGCCGCGCCGCCGCCCATGTCATTCCACTTCAAGTGACTTCATGTGATGTCAGCTGAATGTAAAAGACAGTGATCTCACGCGGAGGGGAAGATGTTTGCCATCAAAATGTGACAGAGGAGACAGGCTGCATGGCTCGGACCGCATCTCCTTGGCGGTGGGGGAAAGAGGTAAATGCGAGGCGGCTCTCCCGGTCCTCTTTACCTTTGCCCCTTCACTGTCTAGCTCCCAGCACGCGTGGCGGAGGCCGGGGTCCAGGGAGCGGCTCAGGGGGGTTAATTTGaggctcttttctttctttctttttctccctctctcttcctcctctgtaaacCCTCCCCCCCTTACCCCCCTTTCAAAGTCCCGGGGCAGGGGCTGGTGGGTTCCTTTGCTCGGCGGGTTAATGGGCGGTAATTTGGTACCCTTGGGTGCACTTTGTTCTGCCCCTGTTCATTTGAATGCAAATGGGTGACCTGGACCCGACAAGGTGCTTATTAAATTGCGGTTTCCCTCCCTGCCTTTTCCGGAATGCAGACTTAGAGGAGAGAGGCTGCGCCCTGGCCCAGTCCGGTACCGGCGCGCCATGGCAAGCTCGGCTTCCCTGGAGACCATGGTGCCCCCGGCCTGCCCGCGCGCAGGAGCGTCGCCGGCCACTTCCAAGACTCTGGCCTTTTCCATCGAGCGCATCATGGCTAAGACGTCGGAGCCCCGCGCGCCCTTTGAGCCCCGGCCGGGGGCACTGGACGCGGATAGCGGCCAGGGCAAGAAATTGCTCAACCTCTGCTCGCCGCTGCCCTGTATGATCCCCCTCCAGCCCCTAGGCTACGAGGTGCCGTCCAAGACGCTGCTCAGTTACTCTGAGCTGTGGAAAAGCAGCCTCCGGgcgggcggcagcggcggcggcggaggaggaggtggaggcggCGGTGGGGGGGCCCCGGTGTGCGGCGCCAGCGGCTTGTGCAAAACCAACTGTGGCGTGTGCTGCAAGGCCGAGCTGGGCCTGGTACCGTCGGCGCTGCCCGCGGGCAGGGTCATCAAGCCGCAGGTCATCAACCAGGCGGTGGGGCTTCCGGCCAGCGGCTCGCTCTACTACTTCAACTACCTGGACTCCGCCACGTACCCGCCGTCTGAGCTCCTTGGCGGCCACCTCTTCCCGTCCGGTCTCCTCAACACACAGACCCCCGCTGCTCTGGCTGCGCACCCCAAGCTCTTTCTGCTGGAGAACGCCAAGTTGGCCGGCCTGACCGCGGACAAGTTTGCCCATCCAGCCCCCTACGCCCATAAGGAGCGCTTGCCTGCGCCGCTGGAGCAGGTGCTGAAGGAGAACTCGGGCCTGACTGCTGAACGCGGTGGAGTCAAGGGCCACAGCAAGCTGCCCGGGGGCTCAGCAGACGGCAAGCCTAAAAACTTCACCTGCGAGGTGTGCGGAAAGGTGAGGCTCGGGGTCCTCGGAGTCTGGGAGGGGTGAGCAGCTGCTTCCTTGAGGGGCAGCCTGGACGGCCCCTTTCTCAAATTTGGGAGCTCCCTAGTAGCTGTCTACTCGAATTGAGGGCACagttgggcctcagtttccttttctgtaaaatggggatgccTTTGTCAGCTGCCTCACAGGACTGGCACGAACAGTGGATTCGGCAGctctttacaaaataaaaagggctCTGGTTTCTGAAGGGGATATTGGTTGGGGGAGGTGGTCTCTGAGCgccagcccccccccccaaccctgcccagGCGGACTCGGACAGACAGCCACAAGGCCCCCTTGTGTGCTTCTATAGGTGTTTAACGCTCACTATAACCTCACCCGCCACATGCCAGTCCACACCGGAGCCAGACCGTTCGTGTGCAAAGTCTGTGGCAAAGGCTTCCGCCAGGCCAGCACGCTCTGCAGACACAAAATTATCCACACCCAGGTACGTGGGCCCCGGGTGTGGCCCGACCCGTACCCAACACCCGGAACTAAGtgatggggatggggagagaatGACCAAGGGTTCCCCTTATAACCTCCACCAGAGGCCCCTGTCCCTTCGGTGTGCCCCTTCCAGGTGCCCCccaaggtggcttctcctggccgggGCCTCAGCCTCATGATACGCACGCCCTTCTCCGCAGGAAAAGCCGCATAAATGCAACCAGTGCGGCAAAGCCTTCAACCGCAGCTCCACGCTCAACACACACATTCGCATCCACGCGGGCTACAAGCCCTTCGTCTGTGAATTTTGCGGCAAAGGCTTTCACCAAAAAGGTAACGCGCGGGGCGAGGCCCTCTCCTCACCTCCCCTTGGGTCTCGGCAGGTCATCGCTAGCGGGAAGGCAAAGAAGGATctggagagagagcagagagcGCGCGAGGGCCGCGGGCTCAGGCGCAGCATTTCTTTGGAATCGGGTTGTACGGGGTTTCGGTGGAAGCTCTCCGGGTTGGATTAGTAGAGCTCGCTGGACTCAAGCTGGTTGCGCGGGGAGACTGTGAATTTGGGAgatgggaagaaggaaaggggTAGAGGGAAAGGAAGTTGGAGAAAGACAAGGTATCGCCCTATGGCGGAAGCATCCCTTTGTAGCCGGGATTCttttgaaaatggagaaaaaaaaaatttgaggcgTAATCCACCTCCTGGGAACAATTTAGATTGGGGGAAACCTCTGCTGTCTCCAGCATTCCGCTTGGATTTTCCCAGGCACGTTCGGATCTCCAAGTGGTAGTTAGGGGACAACAGggagtaactttaaaaataataagaagaaaataataataataggggaCGAAGCCCGGGTTCATGCGAATTTCTTCGAGCGAGGCGGCGGCCCGGACAAGGGCCCCATGCGTCTCTCTGGGCAGCACAAAAGTTTCCGGGCCGGCGGAGCTCAGCGGGAGGGATGCTGCGCGGGCCTCAGGCCCCGGCGGGGCTGGGACGCGGGGCGGCTACGCGGGACTCGGCCCTGCATCCTATAGTGAGAGCCCGGGGCTTGACGCGTACGAAGTTTGACAACTTCTTCACTCGGAGAGGTCGCGCCTGCCTAGCCAAGCGTCGCCTTCTTTACGCGGGCACCTGAGCCAACCCCGGGACACCCGGCCCCTCCCCGTCCCACTTTATCCCCCCCCCCTTTTGTTTTTGGTCTCCTGTAGGGAACTACAAGAATCACAAGCTGACCCACAGCGGCGAGAAGCAGTACAAATGTACCATTTGCAACAAGGCCTTCCACCAGGTCTATAACCTGACCTTCCACATGCACACCCACAACGACAAGAAGCCTTTCACGTGCGCCACTTGCGGCAAAGGGTTTTGCAGAAACTTTGACTTAAAGAAACACGTGCGCAAACTCCACGACAGCGTGGGCCCCGCCGCCCCCTCCACAAAGGACCTGACTCGGACAGTGCAGAGCTGAGAGCTCCTGCCTCACCCTCCCTTCCAGTCCTATCCAACCCCCAAACAGATCACACGTATAAACTTTCTAAAattaagagaaaggagagagagagagagagagaaaaaaaaaagctatagcaGAAAGGCTAAAATCTATTTATCGAAACCAGCATATTTTTGGAAAGCTAAACGTTTCCTCGATGACTGGCAGCAAACGCCTGGCTCCCCACCTTTGTATATTCGGGAAACTTATTTAAACCCAGCGCGCCGAAACGTATTTAATTCCAGGCCTCGGCTTCTGGCTTCTCCTACGGCGGCAGCGGGTTTTAACCCCAGCCTGTCACGTGAACGTCCCGGAAGAGCGCGGCGCCCCCAGCCATCTTTATACAGCCATGTAAATTCTCCTGTACACACGAACacggaatatatacatatataactcaATAAACAGAATCCTTAGTGCGTCTTTTCTTTTACCCCCTCTCCCCTCGCCGCAAATCAGCTCAGCAACcctaaagaatgaaaaagaaacaggcGTTTTAAGCATTTCTCGGCCGCCCACATGCGACGTTTTCTGAGGGCACTGGAACCAGGGTGAGGCCAGATCGGTCCTCCTGCCACGCTAATGTGTTCAGATCCCCCCAGGAATCAAGGATGCAAAGGCCTACAACGGGCCTCACGTTGTACCAAGTTTTTATTTGCTAACTGTTCTGACCAAGGGATTCTGGGTGTTGCCATATTTggatgagttttttaaaaagaagggattAAAAGTGGCTAGGTGTTGGAGAGCAGGTTTGGGATGCGTGTCCTAGAGCAAAGAGCCGTGCCACAGTGGGGTAAATGGCGTGGGCACTGCCGCGCCGGGCGCTTCTAGGCACACCCTCTTGTCTGGGTGATGTAAAGGGAGCCACTCTTCCACTCAATCATTCCTGGCGGCGAGAACTGGGGGCCAAGTGTCCCAGCCCATCCGGAGCTTTGAGGCTCCGCGGCCCGCGCTGTGGTCCGGGGCCGGCCTCCGGGTGCGGTGCGCCCTGCCGCGGGAGGGCGCACCCGGGCTCCCGCGGctcgcagccgccgccgccgccgcccccagcGTCCTGATTACCGCGCAGTTAGCCCATTTCCTGAATAGCTATCTCCGCCGCCGAGCACGCTGATGAAATGATCTCACGCTTGCTTTCTAAGTAATGACCCAAattaagagagaaaacagagacccTTCAAACAGCATTACATTAATCATCTAATCATTCCCAGGAGGGGgccggccgccgccgccccgtTTGATCCGAATCTGGATAATCAAGAGCTCGGATTACTGGCTTGGCGCGCCgggccttctcctcccgcccctaaTATTCGCACCGCGATTCAGCCCACGTTTTCTGGAACAATGTTCCCCAGCGCCAGAAGGAAATGTGGCTCGGGGCCGGGGAGTGGGCTTCCACGCAGCCTCGCCACTGCAAAGGCTAGGGCGGCGGCGTCTGGGCGCTGATCCCACGCGGATTCCCACTGCAGGTGGAGGGTATTTGGAGGGAAAGATGGTTGACGCAAAAAGAAACTCCCAAGTAAGTCTGAAAGTGACTTGAGTGGGGAGTATCCCAGAGCCCGGTATACAGTAGGCGCTTAGCGCTGTTTGCGCCAGGGACTCTCACAATCAAAGAAGTTCACATTGCCGGAGCGCTTGCTCCACGCCACTCAAACCATATTCTTTCGAACGTTCACAACCCGCAAGCTGGGGGGTGATTATTCTCACCCTGTGGAAGGACGGACAAATTGAGGCAGAGATCAAAACTAAATGACCTGCCTAGGGTCCCAGGACTAAGTAGGGTCAGGAATCGGAGTCTAGACTTAGAAAATCCCAACTGCCTTCATTCCTCTTTGGTGGGGGAGGAGTGTCCCAGTTGGGACTCGGGAGAAGACGTTCGGCTGCTGGGTGGAAGTTCTCTCCAGGTCACAGCCAAAGGttgggtcctcatcccaacccccgCCCGATTAGCAGACCCATTGCGCCGGGAAGGAGAATTGTCGATTTTGTTTGCACAGAGGACAGCGACAGCTTCCTCAGGCTGTCGCGGGGGTATTTTTAGTACCTCCGATTCAGAAATAGGAACGTGTACATTAGAATTCCATTTCCTGAAAGGAGAGCGTCCtcgttttttttttgtattcctcTCCCCCTCCCAAGTCTGGGAAGACGCAGCCAGGGGAGGGGGGCGAGGAAGCGAGGAGGAATTTAAATGTTAGCTCGTTCTGGCTGCATTTCGCTGAGGGGAGATTGGGACCCAGAGGGATATGCAGATTTAACTCCGAAATCTCGGTGGATGCCACAAACCCCAGGAAACCCCACATTGGGCGAGGAGGACTTGGCGGCTAAAGATACGGAAATAGCGCCTTGCTCTTCCCAGACATCTATCCCCAGGGGGCTTGTGGGCTGGTTTGAGGAGTCCGATCTTATCCCAGTTTTATCTCCCTAGGTTTTATTAGCCCCGCCTCACAGATACACACCCCTTCCCCATTTCTGGGAGCTCTTGGGTGCCCTCCAACTGTCTCAATCAAAAATCCTTTGCTTCTTGCATCTCTGGAAGGATCCTTGGCAGAGGGGCTTCTTGGAGACCAGACACTGGCCAGGACAAGCCCACCTTCTTCCTAAATAGTTCCAGAACTTTGAGCAAGGGGCAAACACCACAAAATTTAGCACAGAAGCCTCCTCTTTAGATAATTCTTAGAGAATTGGGTTTAAAAAGTTGGCCTGCATTCAGGAAAGGTGATTCggttctcctctttctccttaagaagaaaagataaataaaaaatagatggGGCAACTCCCATCCAGGGAAATAACTTTCTAACCATCAAGTGAGAGAAAGGTTCTCTGAGGAAATTCTTCTGTAATGTTTTCACAGGAGAAAGACTAAAAGGGTTGCCCATCTCATAAACTGGAGACATTTATTTCCAGGTGACGGTTCTGAAGAGGGTTGAAGAGCCCATGTTTGCAAAGGACTGCAAATGAGATAATACTAATACGTGGAACAGGAGGCATTTCTCTCTTGGACTGCTCATCTCTCTCTGCCGTCGGGGAGAGGTAAGGAATCAGAGCTCTGAGTAGAACCTGAGCAGAGTTACTTGACTACTCCAACCTCCTGGAGGTTGTTCCCTCATAACCTGATTGTTACTTAACCTTCATACCAGCGCCTGTCAACTGCTCTGCCCTGAGAAGGGTGTTATTTCACATCTGGTGGTAATTGTAGATAAACAGACTTCTTTCATATCTATAGGGCTTAGCGCTGCTTCGCTTGAAGTCCCTCCTCTTCAGTTTAAGATGTCTGCTTCCTTCAGTTGTGGGGGATTCAGAAAAGGATTTCTTCACCTGGAAAGTAGTGTGAGGAGAAAAGGAACCTTCTGGAGAAAAGGAACCTTCTATCTGTATGACTAAACACCTTTCACAGCCAGTGCAGGCTCTGACGCCAACGCTAAGCTGTTGTAAGTAACTGTCCTCACTGAAATCCTTCTAGGTTATTCCCCATGCATCGGAATTGATGGGTGAAAGGttctattttctgttgtttttttttttaatttgcctctTAATATTAAGCTGTTTGCATGACTTGTAGCTTGCATTATTAACACATGACTTAAACAAGGTAGTCATCAGGCACATATTAATATTCTAACTTTGATTAAATTGAAGAGGCCgcccttaaaaaatattttaaaaaaatcaaattgcgGGGGAGGGGAATCCTGTCACAGACACAAAAAAGACTCCAATTATCTTTTCCCCTACAAGATGTTTGTTCTGTCCATGACTGCTCACACTTCAGCAATCTTGCCAgcaagactcaaaaaaaaaaaaaaaaccctccttcTTCCAAAGCCACAGCCTTGTACATAACAGATTGTACAGTCCTATTGCCTTAGGCGAGTAAGAGGTTCCTCTCTGCAAAGAGCGACACAGAGAAGTTGCCAGCATCCAGACGCATTTTGGGGGGCACTTGTGCTCACTCTTGCCTCGGCTGCAGAAGTGTGTCTGTAAGGTCCCCATTTTGCTGTTTGGCTCACGAGAAGATAGGGAGTCGCCTGAGCCAGGCCCAAGAATCACAGCAACAAGGCATCCAGGTGTGCTGGTGGTGAATGAGCTGGGGAGTGAATAACAGtgaggggtgtgtgggggggtgctGCCAGAGAGAGGACTGGAGTCTTGAGAAAACGCTGGGAAATAAACAACCTCAAGGCAGCTGCGTTGCCCTTTTCCCTGCACTTCCCTCTCAAACG from Capricornis sumatraensis isolate serow.1 chromosome 10, serow.2, whole genome shotgun sequence includes these protein-coding regions:
- the FEZF2 gene encoding fez family zinc finger protein 2, whose product is MASSASLETMVPPACPRAGASPATSKTLAFSIERIMAKTSEPRAPFEPRPGALDADSGQGKKLLNLCSPLPCMIPLQPLGYEVPSKTLLSYSELWKSSLRAGGSGGGGGGGGGGGGGAPVCGASGLCKTNCGVCCKAELGLVPSALPAGRVIKPQVINQAVGLPASGSLYYFNYLDSATYPPSELLGGHLFPSGLLNTQTPAALAAHPKLFLLENAKLAGLTADKFAHPAPYAHKERLPAPLEQVLKENSGLTAERGGVKGHSKLPGGSADGKPKNFTCEVCGKVFNAHYNLTRHMPVHTGARPFVCKVCGKGFRQASTLCRHKIIHTQEKPHKCNQCGKAFNRSSTLNTHIRIHAGYKPFVCEFCGKGFHQKGNYKNHKLTHSGEKQYKCTICNKAFHQVYNLTFHMHTHNDKKPFTCATCGKGFCRNFDLKKHVRKLHDSVGPAAPSTKDLTRTVQS